One Mucilaginibacter ginkgonis genomic region harbors:
- the tilS gene encoding tRNA lysidine(34) synthetase TilS, which yields MLPLAQFKGFVNSNNLFTTNSKILAAVSGGMDSVLLANMLKAGRYNFAIAHCNFQLRGEEAVQDEAFCRLLAESLQVAFHEIRFNTENYASNNKISIQMAARELRYQWFENVRQQNGYDVIALAHHQNDTVETILLNLTRGTGIAGLHGIKTKNSHLVRPLLFMTRNEIAATIAANDIAYREDSSNASDKYARNKIRHQVVPALKELNPNLEQTVMSEAAYFGELEQLLAMQVKKLKDQVMCFDGDEVRMPISAAAELVPQQLLLSELLSPYGFMGSTVADIIASLQKHSGRIFISPTHRLILDRTDLIISPLTDNSVDRIKITEKTGTVNFGNYKLSLRQGTVMDIPSDSNIAVLDADKFQYPLTVRQWQKGDTFYPLGMKTRKKLSDFFVSQKVPLHKKSSIPLLVNGNGDIVWVCGYRISDRYKITASTKKISIFELTEL from the coding sequence ATGCTTCCGCTCGCACAGTTTAAAGGCTTTGTAAACAGCAATAACCTGTTTACAACAAACAGCAAAATACTTGCCGCGGTAAGCGGGGGCATGGATTCTGTCTTGTTGGCAAACATGTTAAAGGCAGGCCGCTACAATTTTGCAATTGCCCATTGCAACTTCCAGCTGCGTGGCGAAGAAGCTGTACAAGATGAAGCTTTTTGCCGATTGCTGGCCGAAAGTTTACAAGTAGCTTTTCATGAAATCCGCTTTAATACTGAAAACTACGCCTCAAATAATAAAATTTCAATTCAGATGGCGGCCCGTGAGCTGCGCTACCAATGGTTTGAAAATGTAAGGCAGCAAAACGGCTATGATGTTATCGCGCTTGCGCATCATCAAAACGACACAGTTGAAACTATATTGCTTAATCTTACTCGCGGTACGGGCATCGCCGGCTTGCATGGGATTAAGACGAAAAACAGCCACTTGGTTAGGCCTTTGCTGTTCATGACGCGCAACGAGATCGCCGCAACTATAGCCGCGAACGATATCGCCTACCGCGAGGACAGTTCTAACGCAAGCGACAAATATGCCCGTAATAAAATCCGCCATCAGGTTGTGCCGGCGCTGAAAGAGCTAAACCCAAACCTGGAGCAGACCGTAATGAGTGAAGCAGCATACTTCGGAGAACTAGAGCAACTACTGGCTATGCAGGTGAAAAAGCTTAAAGATCAAGTTATGTGCTTCGACGGCGATGAAGTACGAATGCCAATTTCTGCCGCTGCTGAATTAGTCCCGCAACAGTTACTGCTAAGCGAGTTGTTATCGCCATATGGTTTTATGGGTTCAACTGTAGCCGACATTATCGCATCTCTGCAAAAACATTCGGGCAGGATTTTCATATCGCCGACCCATAGATTAATATTGGATAGGACCGATCTGATCATTTCTCCTTTGACAGACAATTCGGTCGATCGTATTAAGATAACAGAAAAAACCGGCACCGTTAACTTTGGCAATTACAAGTTATCTCTCAGACAGGGCACGGTTATGGATATTCCATCCGATTCGAATATAGCGGTTTTAGATGCCGATAAATTTCAATATCCGCTCACTGTGCGCCAATGGCAGAAGGGTGATACTTTTTACCCCCTGGGTATGAAAACCCGCAAAAAATTAAGCGATTTTTTTGTATCTCAAAAGGTGCCGCTGCACAAAAAATCAAGCATACCGCTGCTTGTTAACGGTAATGGCGACATTGTTTGGGTATGCGGCTATCGCATCAGCGACCGCTACAAAATAACCGCTTCGACCAAAAAAATTTCTATCTTCGAACTTACCGAACTATAG
- a CDS encoding DUF6600 domain-containing protein, whose amino-acid sequence MKTFRKYLYLLLAACAMVWAKSDKARAQVSAEISFQTFYDQLQPYGTWVDDPNYGNVWVPDAGSDFRPYGTGGHWVLTDYGNTWVSDYEWGWAPFHYGRWRYDDYYGWEWIPGYEWGPAWVNWRSGGGYYGWAPLSPGIDISIGIGSYNPPSNYWVFAPQAYINSPRIYNYYAPRTTVVNYIKRTTVINNVYVNNNQRYPAGPPRRDIERVTHNTVNVYNINNAGRPGATRINNNTVNIYRPAVNRGGDARPARVVDANAYRNAHPNQNIANHNNGFNNHQNAARLAQEARSGNPNSNVVRVNNPQNGQPANQPGGNRPPRGQQQPGQPANGTNPQNSNRDQRGQQGQLNNPQDQQQRMQQMQERQQRQQQQLVQRQQQELQQGNRTAQEQQQLQQQQEQQRQQLQQRQQQRMQQYQQRQQQQQQLSPEAQKAQQAQREQMRQQRMQQRQQQQQNPQEQQDQQVQREQMRQQRMQQQQQQNSQAQQAQQQAQQAQQAQQQQQRQQQMQQMQQQRAQQQAQQEQQAQQQQQRQQQMQQMQQQRAQQQQMQQQRQQQQQRPHEQQQRPPRPQQQ is encoded by the coding sequence ATGAAGACTTTTAGAAAATATTTGTACCTGCTGTTAGCCGCTTGTGCAATGGTATGGGCAAAATCTGATAAAGCGAGGGCGCAGGTTAGCGCAGAAATATCGTTCCAAACATTTTACGACCAATTACAACCGTATGGTACATGGGTTGATGACCCAAACTATGGCAATGTTTGGGTGCCCGATGCAGGGTCTGACTTTAGGCCTTACGGCACGGGCGGCCATTGGGTGCTGACAGACTATGGCAACACCTGGGTATCTGACTACGAATGGGGATGGGCGCCGTTTCATTACGGGCGCTGGCGTTATGACGATTACTACGGGTGGGAATGGATACCGGGTTACGAATGGGGGCCGGCATGGGTTAACTGGCGCAGTGGTGGTGGCTATTACGGATGGGCGCCACTAAGTCCGGGTATTGACATTAGTATTGGTATTGGAAGTTATAATCCACCGTCCAATTACTGGGTATTTGCTCCGCAGGCCTACATCAACAGCCCGCGTATTTATAATTACTATGCTCCGCGGACAACTGTAGTTAACTATATTAAACGTACTACTGTAATTAATAACGTGTACGTGAACAACAATCAGCGTTATCCTGCAGGTCCGCCACGTCGCGACATCGAGCGCGTTACACATAATACGGTAAACGTGTACAACATAAACAACGCAGGCCGCCCCGGTGCAACACGCATAAATAATAACACGGTAAACATCTACAGGCCGGCGGTAAATCGCGGCGGCGATGCAAGGCCTGCCCGCGTGGTGGATGCCAACGCTTACAGGAACGCGCATCCCAACCAAAATATCGCTAATCACAATAATGGTTTCAATAACCATCAAAACGCGGCAAGGTTAGCGCAGGAAGCACGCTCCGGTAATCCAAACAGCAACGTGGTACGTGTAAATAATCCGCAAAACGGGCAGCCTGCAAATCAGCCTGGCGGTAACCGTCCACCGCGTGGGCAACAGCAACCCGGCCAACCGGCAAATGGTACAAATCCGCAAAATTCAAACAGGGATCAACGTGGGCAACAAGGGCAACTGAACAATCCACAAGATCAACAGCAGCGCATGCAACAAATGCAGGAACGCCAGCAAAGGCAACAGCAGCAATTGGTGCAACGGCAGCAACAAGAGCTACAGCAAGGTAACCGTACAGCGCAAGAGCAGCAGCAGTTGCAACAACAACAAGAGCAGCAGCGCCAACAGTTGCAACAAAGACAGCAACAACGCATGCAGCAATATCAACAACGCCAGCAACAGCAGCAACAATTAAGCCCAGAGGCACAGAAAGCTCAACAGGCACAGCGTGAGCAGATGCGTCAGCAAAGGATGCAGCAACGCCAACAGCAGCAACAAAATCCGCAGGAGCAACAAGATCAGCAAGTTCAACGCGAGCAGATGCGCCAGCAAAGAATGCAGCAACAACAGCAGCAAAATTCCCAAGCACAACAAGCTCAGCAACAAGCGCAGCAGGCACAACAAGCCCAGCAACAGCAGCAGCGTCAACAACAGATGCAGCAAATGCAACAACAACGCGCTCAGCAGCAAGCGCAACAGGAACAACAAGCCCAGCAACAGCAACAACGTCAACAACAGATGCAGCAAATGCAGCAACAACGTGCTCAGCAACAGCAGATGCAGCAGCAACGCCAGCAACAACAACAGCGTCCGCATGAACAGCAACAAAGGCCGCCCCGCCCGCAACAGCAATAA
- the trhO gene encoding oxygen-dependent tRNA uridine(34) hydroxylase TrhO, translated as MAQYQTLLYYCYSTIANAEQFAADHLKFCKSLGLTGRIIVAEEGLNGTVSGTVEACKAYMDAIYADGRFGAIEFKIDEVDEPSFVKMHCRYKSEIVHSGLRDPNIINPQLKTGKHLEPKEFLAIKDDEDVVILDVRSNYEHSLGKFKNAVTLDIENFRDFPAMINQLAQYKDKKILTYCTGGIKCEKASALLLHEGFKDVYQLHGGIIKYGKEAGGEDFEGRCYVFDNRLSVDVNQVNPVTISVCYNCGKHTKKMINCANPECNEHFTQCDDCGTAMDGCCSDTCQEHPRKRVYDGTGYYVKVPQPINRKAEVA; from the coding sequence ATGGCACAGTATCAAACACTACTTTACTATTGTTATTCTACAATAGCAAATGCGGAGCAATTTGCCGCAGATCATCTTAAATTTTGTAAATCTTTGGGCCTCACCGGGCGCATCATCGTAGCGGAAGAGGGACTTAACGGCACCGTATCCGGTACTGTTGAAGCTTGCAAAGCTTACATGGATGCGATTTATGCTGATGGGCGTTTTGGTGCTATTGAGTTTAAGATAGATGAGGTGGACGAGCCGTCATTTGTAAAGATGCACTGCCGCTACAAAAGCGAGATCGTTCACTCAGGCTTACGCGATCCAAACATTATCAATCCGCAACTGAAAACAGGCAAGCATCTGGAGCCGAAAGAGTTCCTTGCTATAAAGGACGATGAAGATGTAGTGATCCTTGATGTGCGGTCTAATTATGAGCACTCACTGGGTAAGTTTAAGAACGCTGTTACCCTTGATATTGAGAACTTCCGCGATTTTCCGGCAATGATCAACCAACTGGCGCAGTACAAGGATAAAAAGATATTGACCTATTGCACCGGCGGTATTAAATGCGAAAAAGCCTCTGCGTTGTTATTGCACGAAGGCTTTAAAGACGTTTACCAATTACATGGCGGTATCATTAAGTATGGTAAGGAAGCGGGTGGCGAAGATTTTGAGGGCAGGTGTTATGTTTTTGACAACCGCTTGTCTGTAGATGTTAACCAGGTGAATCCGGTAACCATATCTGTTTGCTACAATTGCGGCAAGCATACCAAAAAAATGATTAACTGCGCTAACCCGGAGTGCAATGAGCACTTTACCCAATGTGATGATTGCGGCACGGCAATGGACGGTTGCTGCAGTGACACTTGCCAGGAACATCCACGTAAGCGTGTTTACGACGGCACAGGGTATTACGTTAAAGTGCCGCAGCCCATTAACAGAAAAGCCGAAGTAGCATAA
- a CDS encoding isopenicillin N synthase family dioxygenase has protein sequence MSTVNIPRLDLNSYINGTEGERKKFSDEIGAAFNETGFVTITNHGLSKELIDNLYKQVQNLFALPEDVKLKYEIPGLAGQRGYTSKGKETAKGFKVPDLKEFWQIGQTVTDNDPIKFVYPENVHVEELPQFNEVTQEVYQRLEAAGKHLLQAIAIYLGLDEHYFDSKVHNGNSILRTLHYFPIENPDDLPPDAVRAGAHEDINLITLLIGASADGLELYTRENTWFPVKAHGEDVVVNVGDMLQRLTNGKLKSTTHRVVNPPREMMKFSRFSVPFFLHPRSEMDLTSLPSTIDEEHPKQFSDMTAGEYLDERLREIGLKK, from the coding sequence ATGAGTACAGTAAATATCCCCAGACTCGACCTGAACAGCTACATTAACGGCACTGAAGGCGAACGCAAAAAATTCTCTGATGAGATAGGCGCTGCCTTTAATGAAACCGGTTTTGTAACTATAACCAACCACGGTTTAAGCAAAGAATTAATAGACAATCTTTACAAGCAGGTGCAAAACCTTTTTGCCCTGCCCGAGGATGTTAAGCTTAAATATGAAATTCCGGGATTGGCCGGCCAGCGCGGTTACACCAGCAAAGGCAAAGAGACTGCTAAAGGTTTTAAAGTGCCGGATTTGAAAGAGTTTTGGCAGATAGGCCAGACCGTTACAGATAATGACCCGATAAAATTTGTATACCCTGAGAATGTGCATGTTGAAGAGTTGCCGCAATTCAACGAGGTAACACAAGAAGTTTATCAACGACTGGAAGCAGCCGGAAAGCACCTGTTGCAGGCCATCGCCATTTATTTGGGTTTGGATGAACATTATTTTGATTCGAAAGTGCATAATGGTAATTCTATTCTGCGCACGCTGCACTATTTCCCGATAGAGAACCCTGATGACCTGCCGCCAGACGCCGTACGTGCAGGGGCGCATGAAGATATTAACCTCATTACACTTTTAATTGGCGCAAGTGCCGATGGCCTGGAATTATATACCCGCGAGAACACCTGGTTCCCTGTAAAGGCACATGGCGAGGATGTAGTAGTTAACGTAGGCGATATGCTGCAGCGTTTAACAAATGGAAAACTGAAATCAACTACTCACCGTGTGGTTAACCCACCACGCGAGATGATGAAGTTCTCTCGTTTCTCAGTACCGTTTTTCCTTCACCCACGGTCAGAAATGGATTTGACCAGCTTACCATCAACAATAGACGAAGAGCATCCAAAACAATTCAGCGATATGACAGCGGGCGAGTATCTTGACGAGCGTTTGAGAGAAATTGGCTTAAAGAAATAG
- a CDS encoding OstA-like protein, giving the protein MIRYVFFSLFMLIGLGAMAQQKKSVVNLISSERSQGIKRNGADVIKVYKGVFQQEFSILRSDSAYFYPQINSFDAFGNVHIIQGDTLNIYSDKLNYNGNTHIALLTNNVRMVDKDATLSTNFLTYNTATRIGTYTGGGKLVNKENTLTSKNGYYFAYTRDSYFRYDVVLNTVDAVIKNDTLRYNTGSRIAYFYGPTHIYGKKNKDTLYTENGTYNTVTEQAFFGKKNLYSQSTKSLKGDSLFYDRLKGYGRAVKNVVFNDNEQKMTLNGDLGTYYQKPERTVVTRNPWVTMITEQKDSTATDSTASDSSRIKTKTAPVNKAIKAGGTQKTTAQLKPATTPKGKGKQVADSLKISPATDTAHIKRDTIYMVADTLETRVMTYKEFKAYQIQARLAQTVDTTAAGKTKRAAAKPSRFLSAISLGVPADTAYRHPNFFGPPKPKAATQAKNKAQNTLRKGEVDDAPLPKSKTRKLRTDSVNLAYKFEMSDTARIRILFGYRHGKIFKSDFQGKADSLFYSSSDSTIRLYNKPMMWSEGSQISGDTVYLQLKNKKLDNMDIFPKAIVVNTEKNDTTHFNQVAGKKMKGYFKDSKLSKIFVDGNAETIYFKRDSATSAATDMLRTLSSRIRVNFKDSKVQNILQLTKVDQRMGPLKKFKEDDFFLKSFIWRPQDRPVSKEQIVPALDKEHKYKRAPAKAASVKPKSTNKASIGKGTTVKTMSKDSVKIAPPSPPSKVDSLKRPNVINEPVLKADTSVREKP; this is encoded by the coding sequence GTGATAAGATACGTGTTCTTCAGTTTGTTTATGCTCATCGGCTTGGGTGCAATGGCGCAGCAAAAGAAGTCTGTAGTGAATCTTATCTCGTCAGAGCGCAGCCAGGGTATCAAGCGTAACGGCGCCGATGTGATCAAAGTATATAAAGGCGTTTTCCAGCAAGAGTTTTCTATCTTACGGTCAGACAGCGCATACTTTTACCCGCAGATCAATTCTTTCGACGCTTTTGGAAATGTGCATATCATCCAGGGCGATACACTGAATATTTATTCGGACAAGTTAAATTACAATGGCAATACCCACATTGCCTTGCTTACCAATAATGTGCGTATGGTGGATAAGGACGCAACTCTTTCTACTAATTTCTTAACCTACAATACGGCCACGCGCATTGGCACCTACACCGGTGGCGGCAAATTGGTAAATAAAGAAAATACCCTTACCAGTAAAAATGGCTATTACTTTGCTTATACCCGCGACTCGTACTTTAGGTATGACGTAGTTTTGAATACCGTTGATGCGGTAATTAAGAACGATACGCTGCGATACAATACAGGCAGCCGCATTGCCTATTTCTACGGGCCAACTCATATTTACGGTAAAAAAAATAAAGACACGCTTTATACTGAAAATGGTACATACAACACTGTTACAGAGCAGGCATTCTTCGGTAAAAAGAATTTATATAGCCAGAGTACTAAGTCATTAAAAGGGGATAGCCTATTTTACGACCGCCTTAAAGGTTATGGACGTGCGGTTAAAAATGTTGTCTTTAATGACAATGAGCAAAAAATGACCCTTAACGGTGATTTGGGCACTTATTACCAGAAGCCCGAGCGCACTGTAGTTACACGCAACCCGTGGGTGACCATGATCACCGAGCAGAAAGACAGCACGGCTACAGACAGCACCGCTAGTGACAGCTCTAGAATTAAGACGAAAACCGCGCCGGTCAACAAAGCTATTAAAGCTGGCGGAACGCAAAAAACCACGGCACAATTAAAACCTGCCACTACGCCAAAAGGCAAAGGCAAACAGGTTGCAGACTCACTGAAAATTTCTCCCGCGACAGACACCGCGCACATTAAACGAGATACGATCTACATGGTTGCCGATACGTTGGAAACGCGGGTGATGACCTACAAAGAATTTAAGGCCTACCAGATACAGGCTCGATTAGCGCAAACTGTAGATACCACAGCGGCCGGGAAAACCAAACGCGCAGCCGCCAAGCCATCCAGGTTCTTGTCAGCAATATCATTAGGCGTGCCGGCAGATACAGCATACCGGCATCCCAATTTTTTTGGACCGCCTAAGCCTAAAGCAGCTACTCAGGCAAAAAATAAAGCCCAGAATACATTGCGAAAAGGTGAGGTTGATGACGCGCCGCTGCCAAAATCTAAAACCAGGAAGTTGCGTACAGACTCGGTGAACCTGGCTTATAAATTTGAGATGTCGGACACTGCCCGAATTAGGATTCTGTTCGGTTATCGCCACGGTAAGATATTCAAAAGCGACTTTCAGGGTAAGGCCGATTCGCTGTTTTACAGTTCGAGTGATTCGACGATCCGATTGTACAATAAGCCTATGATGTGGTCCGAAGGATCACAGATTTCCGGCGATACAGTTTATCTTCAGCTTAAAAATAAAAAGCTGGACAACATGGATATCTTCCCCAAGGCTATTGTAGTAAATACTGAGAAAAACGATACTACCCATTTTAATCAGGTTGCGGGGAAAAAAATGAAAGGCTACTTTAAGGACAGCAAGTTGAGCAAGATCTTTGTAGATGGTAACGCGGAGACCATCTATTTTAAAAGAGATAGTGCTACGTCTGCAGCTACAGATATGTTACGCACCTTATCGAGCCGGATAAGAGTCAATTTTAAAGATAGTAAAGTCCAAAACATACTGCAATTAACAAAGGTAGATCAACGTATGGGCCCGCTAAAGAAATTTAAGGAAGATGATTTCTTTTTGAAATCATTTATCTGGCGGCCACAAGACAGGCCCGTTTCTAAAGAGCAGATAGTGCCGGCTTTAGATAAAGAACATAAATACAAAAGGGCGCCGGCCAAAGCCGCGTCTGTGAAACCGAAATCAACCAATAAGGCTTCTATTGGCAAGGGTACGACTGTTAAAACTATGTCAAAAGACAGCGTTAAAATTGCTCCCCCAAGCCCGCCATCAAAAGTGGATAGTTTAAAAAGGCCCAATGTGATCAATGAACCTGTTCTAAAGGCTGATACATCTGTAAGGGAAAAGCCATAA